TCCTCTTAATTTTGGACTTTTCCGCAAGCCTGTTGCTCTGTTAACCATGTGAAAGACATTGCAGCCCATACTTGCTTACAGATTAGACGCTAATCAACGAATCCTGCTATTTCAGGATAACGGAAAGCCCCAAAGCTCTTTCATCTGGTTGCTATGTACCTTGATTGAGTATTATGAAAGTTGCTACCCCGGTCGAAGTATCGGCATCTGGTAAAAGACTTCTGTCACATGCTGCAAAAGCCTCTTGAATGGGCAGCTACGTGGCAGATGAAGTTTAATTCGGTCTTTATATTCAACCACTTTGACTGCAACTTTACAGAGCTTCATGATCACCGTTGATGGCTGCGCTTTTTCCAGCTCCGTACCTTTCAAAGTCTTGGTTCTTAACTCATAGTGCAAAACATAAGCGGCACAGGCATAAAACATTCTCAAATGGTTAGCCAAAAAGCCCTGATCGGACAATCTGTCGCCGGACAGATCACTTTTCAGATGTTTGATGAAGTTCTCATCCTGTCCTCTTGGACAGTAAAGCTCTTCATAAATTACCTCTGGAGAAGCTTCCTTCATCGACGTCACAATGAAACGAGGGTTGTCGCCTTTTTGGTTGACCTCCGCCTTGTAAATTATCCGGGTATCGAGACCTTTCCAGCTCTTGGCCTGGTATTCTGCTTCCCCGTAAAGTCTGAGCCGATCAGGTTCTGGCATGTTGTTCAGTCTTGCCAGCTCAGTCTTGACCTTCAGAGCTTGACGCGCTTCATCCAACAACTCTTTGGCTTTTGGCCGCAAAGCCGTTTTGTGGCCTGCACCTTTGCCCAGGACATAATCCGAATGAGGGGCATTCTGAACCACCCACATTAACTCTGGTTGAGCGAAGTGGCTGTCTCCCCGAACCAGTAGATGGGTTTTCGGCCACTTTTTCCGAAGCAGCCGAATGACCCGTTCGAGAATGGCTGCATTTTCCTTGCCCGTTGGGGTTTTCCCCGGACGAAGAATCGCCGTAATCAGCTTGCCGCTGAGTCCCTCAAAAATCATCAGGGGCAAGTAGCAGTAGTCCTGATATTTGGCATTAAACAGGTTCATCTGCTGGCCACCATGAGTAATGGCCGGTGTATGATCAAGATCGATAACGATCACCGGGGGTGGCAGCTTGTAACTGCTGATAAAGTGATGCACAAATGCTTCAGCCATCCTGTAAATGTCGGAGCGGGTCATAGATTGTCCCAGCCGGGTAAAAGTGGGCGCTGATGCGAGATGGTTATCGCTGTCCAACGGATTGCGACCAGTGGCCAGTTTGAACATAGGGTCTTTACGCAAACGGTTACTGTCGTTGGCATCTTCATAGCCGCAGGCCATTTGCAGAACCCGCTGAACCAGAAGTTCTTTCAGGGAGTGGTCGATATAGGATTGATGGCGTCTGTCATTGATGGCATCAGTCATTTTGCAGATAAGACCGCTCTGCAGAATGGTTTCCCGTAGCAGCAGAGTGCCAAAGTCAGAAGATAACTCCCCACCATTGAAGTCTGCCCGGATGGTTTTTCCATTTGAGGGATGAAAACGAAGCTGTTCTTGTGTAGATTTGGGCATGGCAAGTTCCGGTTTGCTTCTTCCGAAGCTTTCTTTTGGTCGACCCAATTATATCAAGTGATTGGGCGGAACTTGCCTCCTTTTATGAAATATTCGGGCTAGCTATCTTCTCGTTTTCAAAGGGTTTATAGAGTTCTTCATACTCTTTCAGTCGTTTTTCGCTCAGTTCAACCAGCTTTTTTTCATAAGGGGTTGGTTCCTGAACCACTACTTTATCATCGCCACCGCCACCTCCACACATAACTCACCCTCCTTCTGTTTCCAGCACCTTGCGGGTCAGTTGCCCCCAAGGCTCAAAACCCATCGCTTTCAACTTATCCGCATTGCGCCGGTCTGAGTCCTCATCGGCGAAGGCCACGCAGAAATGCACCACACTGGCCTCGTTGTCTTTAGCCCACCCAATATACGTATCCAGCAACCGCCGCCCCAGCCCCTTACCCTGATAATCCGGCAACACAAACCAGCCCAGATCAAAGGCAAATACCCGATCATGGAACAGCGACTCCTGAAGCTGACCCGACACAAACCCCACAGGCATTTCCCCGTTAAACGCAATCCAAAGTCCGTAAGCCGGATGTTTGGTCATCTTCTCCAGCATGGTTTCAATGCGCCCTTGATCTAAAGGGAATGACCGACTGATTTTGTTTTGGTTAAGGTACAGGTTCAGTGCCTGCCGGATCATCGGGGTGATGGTGTGGATGCGTTTTATTTCTATGGCCAATGTTTTCTCCAGACATAAAAAAACCCGCATAAAGCGGGTTGGGTGGGTAGTGGTACGTTGTCAAAAACTGTAATCCAGCCCGAGTGACTGCTCCTCGCTAAACCCCGCACAATCACTCTCCTTGTCATTATGTGTTGTCTATCCAACTTATCGAAAAGTGATCAATGGAAGCAAATTTTTATTCACCCACCGCTAACCAGTTCACCAGAATCTGTTCATTGGTCGGGTTGATTAACTGTGCGCCCTGATCGTATTCGATGGTATCAAGGTAGAATGCGTTTTGTGGCGTAGTCGAAACCGGAGCCGGACGACGATAGGTGTACTGCACAGAAACATTCGAGATTTGCATCTCTATAAAGTTGTAAGAAGTCTTATAATCCATTCCCACCGAGAACCGACAATAGGAGTCGTGGTATTGCGCTTCACTGGTATGCCGACCCTCCATTGCATGACTGTTATCGCTATGAAAGTTATAGGTTGATGTGCCAGGTCTTTCCATTGAACCAAACCAGTCATTACTGCCACTGCGCTGCCCGATCAGTTTATAGTCATACTGCCAGCGTGACTTAACGACTCCCCAGCCACCACCCAATGTTGGTTCACCCAGATAGACTGTTACCGAATTGTCCACGCCTGACACATCACCGTCAGCAATGACATAACTGCTGCCATAGACCGTTCTGGTCGTGTACTCATATTGAGTACCCGTTGTGAATGTCCCTCCGGCATCAGCCGCCACATACCGGACTTTAATATCATAATCACCCGTAGACGCTAAGGTATAATCGACAACGCCTAACTTTTCACTGAGCGAATCCAGATGAACCACCACCGTCTTGCCCAAAAGCCACGTTGAGGTTCCATAAACTCTGTACCATAACTGCACAGTGACATTGCGCTTATAATAATTACCTGCTGCTCCCGTGGATCGAATGGACTTATTGCGGGTATTCACTCGCAATTTTTTCAGACTGGTTCGACGGGATATAATCGTTTCATAAACGTCACCAGAGCCTAAGTAGGTTCTGTCCGGGTAAACCTGTGTCGAATTACCCTCCGTCAATTCCAGTTGAGCCGTAGGCACAAATCGCCAGCCACCCGTTTCTCCGGGGTTGGGTTCCACATTAGAATGAGACAACCGCCACTGCTGCCCCTGACTGGGGTAGTTCGGGTTATAGGTAGGAATAATAAACGGAGCTAAATAAATAGTGGGTTGCGCTTTAAAATACGCCGGAACCGTCACCAACTGCCCGGCCGGTGCAACACCCCGTTCAATCCGTCTGACTTCCTTATATTGCACATGCTTCGACCCGTCCCACACATACGAAGCTATGCGCCCCTGATTCAGAATCAGATAATCATTGCTGCCTACTCCACCCTTGCCCGTTACCACAATCTGACCCGAACCATCAGTGCGGGTATCCATCGTGACAGAACCCTGCCCCACTGACAGGGCAACGGTATTCGACAGTTCGCCGCTTTTCAGTTGCGAGATCGCCAGATTACCCTGAATGGCAACATCGGCTCTCAATGCCACCACCCAGTCGGGATTATCATCAGTACCGAGATTGTGGTAGCCGAACGGGTTCTTATTGCCCCCCGGCGTTTTGATATACATATCCTCGCTCACAATATCGAGAATATTATCCACCGTGGATTTAGGGCTACCCGTTGTGCCTGAAGGTGAATCATAGGAGCCGTAAATCACATGACTGCCAATGGTCTTAACAATCCGAATCCAGTAGTAATACGTCTGCCCGTTCTCCACATTCACATCGGAATAACGCAAGGCCGAAGTCGTACCAATCAACACCGAATCGTTCCGGTCAGAAGTGGTCGAACGCCACACCTCATAATGGTGCGGAAAACTCATTTCGGGCGGCAACCACTCTATGTCCATTGCCCCGATCAGGCTGGACACCACCACGCTGTTCACTTTACCAGGCGGCGTTAAATCAAAACTCGCTGAACCACTGGACTGATAATACCCTCCACCAATGGGGCCATTGGTAAAATCGTACTCCACGCCCCCCGGAGGCTGCATCGGGATTAAAAAGCCACCGTCTACAAGGTCATTAAACTTCACATAAGAATTGGCAATACTGCCAATCTGCCCCATCCCCTGCCGTGTCGCCTCAGTAATCTGCTGCATCCACTGTTGCAGCGTATCGGCATCCTCAACACCCAATGGCGGATCAATAATACCCGGCTGCTTGTCGCTCTCGCTCATTTAGTCACCTATACTGTTCGACCTTCACTGACCAACAAAAAAAGGCATCTCATGTCCCTTGAGGCTCGCATCGAACAACTTGAATCCGAATTGTTTCAGGTTCGCAAAATGCTTCATCACAAGGATGAGGATCAGCATGAAATTTGGAACAATATGCAGGAAGAAATCCACAAAAAAGTGGGTGAAACCTATTTTGTAATCATTCCAAAACCATCCGGACTTGTCGGCAGGAACCTCAAGACAATATGATGGATAGACAATAATAAAAATCCGGAAATGATTCTGTGAAAAAGTCGGTAGCCCTTCTGATTGTCATGTTTGGACTGTTCGCCAGCTCTAAAATCTTTGCAAACAACTGGCTGGAAATGCCACTTAGCAAACCGGGTCAATGGGAGCAATTAAGCTTCAGGGAAATACCTGCGAACGAGGTTGCCTTTATTGACGGAACCATGATTATTGACGTAAACCAGTCATCCAGCCCCGTTATTTATCCTCTTGACCAACCCGTTAACATTGACGAAATCACTCTGAATCTGGAAGTAGATGGCCGTTTAAATCTTGGTGAACAACAACAGGGCGAAACAGGAGCAGATGACTTCGTTTTTCGTCTGGGGGTTGTCTATTCGGGTCAGCAGCAATTAACCGGATTCCAGAAAATCATGGCACCGGACTGGGTTAAACGGCTTTATCAGCTGGCACCAGACGCCACCGGCGTCGAACGCATACATTTCTTCAATGTTTATTCCGATGACCGTCTGGCGAATGGCTTACGCACTCACCCATTGTCAGAGCTTATTACAGAACAGTTTCTGTTCAAACGCAGCTTTCAACCACACGTTCTCCGCTTTAAACCCAGAGACAATAAAAAAGTTATTGCACTGTGGATAAGCTCTGACGGCGATGACACGGATTCCAGCTACCGGGTTACACTCAAAGACCTGATACTGACTGCCAGGGAATAAACGACAGTAATTACTCAAAACCAGCACTTCCGGTTGCCAGAGCATAAGCGTTATATTATAACAAATGGCATGCTCTTCATTGTCATTGAGTGTCTGTAAGTAAGTACTACCAACTCTATGACAATGACCGTTTCAGGCCGCGTAAAATCATTCATGAAGTGATACACTCTCGGTCAGTTAACTGGCAATAACGGTCAGTTGTACGCAAATAATACGAGTAAACACCGCTTGGCGACCAACCTCTGTATTTAGTTTTATTGGATATTTCCCCAGGGCTTAAGAGCAACAACGAATGGCATCGATAAAGTATTTCTGTCTAAAGAACCGTAAACCGGTTGTGTTAACGGCTTTACTGGCTTCCACAACAGCAATGCTCTGGCCATCGGGCGATTCTGACTTATACCGTGAAATTCGAATACCACTAGCAGCAACATCCGACACTGAACAGCCCACAGCCGGACCCGTTGGAACCGTTCAGGAAGAACAAATTCAAAGAATTGGTTACACCATAGAAGCAAACGACACTCTGGGATCCATCTTCGCCAAACTCCAGCTGCCCCAGGCAACAATGTACAAGCTGCTCGAAGCTGACCTCGATTTCCTTCAACTCGATAACTTAAAACCAGGCCAGCAGCTGCTGTTTATCAGAGAGGGTGAAAATCAGCTGGTGACCCGGATGCAAGTGGTCATCGACAGTATTAATACGTTGGAATTTACCCGGGATGGTGATGACTATATCGGTGAAATGCACGCTCATGTTACCAACATTATTGAAAGACAAGTTGATGGTGTTATCAACAACAGTCTTTACCGCAGCGCATCAAATGCAGGGCTAAGCCCGGCAGAAATTGACAGAATCTCCCGACTGTTTGAAGACAAAATCAATTTTGCCAGAGACCTCCGTGCAGGTGATACTTTCCAGATGCTTTATGACGATATCTATGTGGGAGATACTCATACCGGCCGGTCAAC
Above is a window of Endozoicomonas montiporae CL-33 DNA encoding:
- a CDS encoding GNAT family N-acetyltransferase; this translates as MAIEIKRIHTITPMIRQALNLYLNQNKISRSFPLDQGRIETMLEKMTKHPAYGLWIAFNGEMPVGFVSGQLQESLFHDRVFAFDLGWFVLPDYQGKGLGRRLLDTYIGWAKDNEASVVHFCVAFADEDSDRRNADKLKAMGFEPWGQLTRKVLETEGG
- a CDS encoding IS1380 family transposase yields the protein MPKSTQEQLRFHPSNGKTIRADFNGGELSSDFGTLLLRETILQSGLICKMTDAINDRRHQSYIDHSLKELLVQRVLQMACGYEDANDSNRLRKDPMFKLATGRNPLDSDNHLASAPTFTRLGQSMTRSDIYRMAEAFVHHFISSYKLPPPVIVIDLDHTPAITHGGQQMNLFNAKYQDYCYLPLMIFEGLSGKLITAILRPGKTPTGKENAAILERVIRLLRKKWPKTHLLVRGDSHFAQPELMWVVQNAPHSDYVLGKGAGHKTALRPKAKELLDEARQALKVKTELARLNNMPEPDRLRLYGEAEYQAKSWKGLDTRIIYKAEVNQKGDNPRFIVTSMKEASPEVIYEELYCPRGQDENFIKHLKSDLSGDRLSDQGFLANHLRMFYACAAYVLHYELRTKTLKGTELEKAQPSTVIMKLCKVAVKVVEYKDRIKLHLPRSCPFKRLLQHVTEVFYQMPILRPG
- a CDS encoding peptidoglycan DD-metalloendopeptidase family protein, producing the protein MASIKYFCLKNRKPVVLTALLASTTAMLWPSGDSDLYREIRIPLAATSDTEQPTAGPVGTVQEEQIQRIGYTIEANDTLGSIFAKLQLPQATMYKLLEADLDFLQLDNLKPGQQLLFIREGENQLVTRMQVVIDSINTLEFTRDGDDYIGEMHAHVTNIIERQVDGVINNSLYRSASNAGLSPAEIDRISRLFEDKINFARDLRAGDTFQMLYDDIYVGDTHTGRSTLKAVIFVNRGKRLAAFLHDDGQYYDETGQSLNRAFLRRPVPEKYRISSHFNPRRLHPITKRISPHNGTDFATPTGTRAQAISDGVVTRVGNHPAAGLHITIQHTETYSTRYLHLSKILVKQGQRVEIGDVVAFTGNTGRSTGPHLHFELHANSKPVNYMTYSLPEGRQLNPSQMVAFQQLVNQYLAKLDTGDESQLVAKATGKPEKV